The sequence CAACCCTTACAGCTGCCTTAAATCTCCTAAATAGGCATGATGTGTGATTTCATTTatagaaataaaatacaattccattaaatagaatgaaagaaataaatacattttatatataaatatgtgggCCCTTCTGTCCAAATTGCCACAAAAAGTATTTAGGGAAGGATGAACCGAATAATGAATACATCTGTTTACATTTTATGAAAAAAGCTGTCCTATTATTGAtgtgctaatgtaaaaaaaaaaaaaaaaagactaataTTAGCATGATTATTTTGGGTTGAATTTACTTTAGTCAGTATCTATTGAGTTTTGTGATTCCCCAGAATACGATGCATCCTGAAGAGCATTAGGATGAAGAGTATTTCAGGGGAAAGATTGCACGATTTaacaacctttctctctctcaccttcaggTAGTCCCCCTTCCACAACATATATCTGAGATCATCTCTAGGAAACATGGTCCCTTTTCATCTGATTAGACGCTTTCATCCGTCAATTTAACGTCAGAATCATAACTTTAGATGTAACATTCAAGACATAGACCACCACACCATGACTAGAGAAGAGATTAAATGAAAAAAATGCTAATTAGTTTAAGTTCAAAGTTAACATTTGCCATTTTTTTCCTAGGCCTTTTTCTCCATGATAAAACCTGGATTTTGTCCACATAATAATCATATATACTTTTAATCTCTCAAAGTCTCTGACTATGTACAGCTATACaaacagagagcagacagacagggtgtgGGTCTGGGTCCTGGggtgcagagggagagggagcagttGGTTGGGAAGTCTCCCGTCTCCTTCCCCATACAGGTGGTGGTTCTGCTTCACTTGCGATCATCGATGGTCTTAATGAATTCCACTGCCGCGGTGAACTGCATCCACCAATAGCACTCCTCCCCACTCAGCCGGCTGGCGTAGAAATTATTGATGTACTGAATAGTGGACAGCAGGCAGGGCGGGTTTGCCTGGGGGGTAGGGGTGCTCACATTAACCAGAGAGCCATACACCAGGCCATGTATAATACATGCCATGTGTAAATATGTCTATAAAGGTTATCATACAGCAAGATCTTCATGCTACTACACATTTACTATACAGCTGTCAATGTGAGAAAGGATTGTCATAATGTGTGCGGAGGATTCAGTTTCTCCCTCTGTGCATTAGGGAGACTGGGTTCATACTTCTAGCAAGGCCTTTTGCTCACAGTTGAAGCAGTTTGACCATTTAATGAGGTATAATTTGTATTATCTAAAGTGAATATGATGTTGACGTAAACATCTCAGAGTAACTTGATATCAATGTGCGATGGATGCTCACCTTTATCAGGACAAAGACGAGCACAGGGACGAAGTCGTCAGCTCCAGGGACAGAGTCCTCGTTGGCCAGACTCAGGAGGTTCATGATGGTGGAACACATGCGCAGTATACACTGCACTTTGTCCCGAGGAGTCTTGTAGGCACTGATGGTCCGGATCTCCGACTGGGCAGACGGCCAGGGAGCCTCCCTCGCATACACCTGGAGCCAGACAGGAAAaagcattcagcatgtcaactcTGTACAGCTCCAAACATCAACACAAAATGAAAAACAGACTGATGGACAATTGAGGGGATACAAATCTGTGGGGAGTTACCTCTGGGATTTGAAGAGCTTTGTGATTTGCTGTCACCACTTTTGAGAGACGCGCTATGTGTTCCTGAAGAAGCCTAGAGGGGGAACATACTGTATTGATTGGTCACTTAATCTCAGCTTGAAACCTACTACTCGGAATACAGTGTAATCTTCATTCAAATCTGTAAAGGATAATGATGGTAAATTAGCATCCGAGGAGGACAGGAAGTTGGGTAATTTCTAAGCGTGAGTGGCAGCAGCCACACGAATGCTGGGGCCATGTGACCGAGGTGGGGTGGCTACGGTCACAGTTACTCACTGGTCTCTCAGGATGTCCCCATCCTGGTTGGGGTAGAAGGCCAGCTTGAAGATGCGGTTCATGACGCTGCGCTCTATGGCCATCTGGGCATCCTGCAGCTGGTCCTCGCTGGCGTACTGCCAGATGGCATCATGGGCCATGGCCCCATACAGGTAGCGCAGGAAGTCTTCCACCGCCGCCGTCTTGTCGTCTGACGCTGTGCACCCCTGGAAGGCTGGGGGGGAGGAATCAGAGATAGACACACTGAGCACTGGAACAGAAACTGAACACTGACAGACACGCTGAGTACTGTTCACCCTGGAAGGTTGGGGGAAGAACCTGAGGTACAGACACTCTGAGCAATTAGTATTTTAGAGGTTCCAGATTGTAAATGACACACTGCAATGTGATGCAGGTAGTTAGGTTGAATTTCAGTGTCTGTATTTTGAATTCCATACTATGGCCCTTCAGAGGTCAATCAACTAGCAGAGACACCATCAGTCGATTCATGGTTCCAAAGTCCCAGTGAGTACATCAGTAATAAGGAGCAGAGACCTTTGATGAAGTCCAGGGACTTCGCCTCCATGTGTTCCAGTAGGAGACGAACACAGACTGTGGTGAAGTAGCGGTTAGCCACCTCCTTGTCCCTCAGCACCCGCTGCAGCAGCCGCTCCAGGTGGGCCTGGGATGTCTGCAGGCCTTGCCGACACCGCGTCAGATACGCTATGTAGGGCGCCCGCTTCCTAACAGGGGGGACACGGGGGCATTACGGATTATGCTTCTCAACGGTTGCGTTCAGTGACAAAATTAGATAGTACTACTGAAATCAGACAGCCTATCAATGAATATTGTGAGTGATATCTAAATGTTTATTTTAGCCTTCCAAatagagctacagttgaagtcagaagtttacatacaccttagccaaatacatttaaactcagtttcacaattcctgacatttaatcctagtaaaaatgccctgtcttaggtcagttaggatcaccactttattttaataatgtgaaatctcagaataatagtagagaattatttatttcagcttttatttctttcatcacattcccagtgggtcagaagcttacatacactcaattagtatttggtagcattacttttaaactgtttaacttgggtcaagtgttttttggtagccttccacaagcttcccacaataagttgggtgaattttggcctattcctccagacagagcaggattgtaggcctccttgatcacacatgctttttcagttctgcccacaaatgtatggtcttgaggtcagggctttgtgatggccactccaataccttgactttgttgtccttaagccattttgccacaactttggaagtatgcttggagtcattgtccatttggaagacccatttgcgaccaagctttaccttcctgactgatgtcttgagatgttgcttcaatatatccacagaattttcctccttcatgatgccatctattttgtgaagtgcaccagtccctcctgcagcaaagcacccccacaacatgatgctgccacccccgtgcttcacggttgggatggtgttcttcggcttgcaagcctccccatttttcctccaaacataacgatggtcattatggccaaatagttctatttttgtttcatcagaccagaggacatttcaccaaaaagtacgatctttgtccccatgtgcagttgcaaaccgtagtttggctgttttatggcgtttttggagcagtggcttcttccttgctgagcggcctttcaggttatgtcgatataggacttgttttactgtggctatagatactttgtgcccgtttcctccagcatcttcacaaggtccttgctgttgttctgggattgatttgcactttttgcaccaaagtacgttcatctctaggagatcgaacgcgtcaccttcctgagcggtatgacggctgcgtggtcccatggtgtttatacttgcgtactattgtttgtacagatcaacgtgttaccttcaggcgtttggaaattgctcccagggatgaaccagacttgtggaggtctaaaaaaaaaaattctgatttcctttgattttcccatcatttcaagcaaagaggcactgagtttgaaggtaggccttgaaatacatccacaggtacacctccaactgactcaaatgatgtcaattagcctatcagaagcttctaaagccatgacatcatttttcctaactgtttaaaggcacagtcaacttagtctatgtaaacgtctgacccactggaattgtgatacagtgaattataagtgaacaattgttggaaaaattacttgtgtcatgcacaaagtagatgtcctaagtgacttgccaaaactatagtttgttagcaagaaatttgggaagtggttgaaaaacaagttaatgactccaacctaagtgtatgtaaacttccgaattcaactgtacatatttccAACAAAACAATACAAATCAACTGTACCACTGAACTATGTCCTTGCAGTAATAGAAGTGAATGTGCAGTGCTGCTCCTTTTGCAGCGTCTCTCTTCCTCCACAGTTACCTGTAATCCTCGGCGATGGCTGCCAGCAGCTTCCTGCAGGTACGTGCGTCGAAGCGGCTGACGCAGCGAGTGGTCTCCTGGATCTGGGCCATCTGGTTCTTATCCTGCAGGTTGATGGCCTCCGCCAGCTGGACCTTCAGGAAGCACACGATCTCATTGTCTGGGAAGGAGACGGGAGACAGACAGCGGTGGGTGAGACGCTCAGACACACTGGCCCCTCGCTGGGAGAAGGACTACTGCTGTAATCAGATCAGCCTGCCATGATGACTACCGAGAGAGTGTCTTATGGATTTCAAATGTAACCATTTCTAAGGATGTCACTTTCTATTGTGTAGTCGTGTCCTGCTGGTAAACATGCAGCGGGCAGGCTTACTTACAGGAATGAATGTGGCCAGATATAACATGGCCAGCAATAATAGAATGGTACCTTCAGAGTCCGTGTGGTCAGGCAGCCCATTGCGTGTGGTGGCAGGAGCCATGAGGGGGAAAGCCACAGAGTCTGCTGAACACAAGGCCAGTCTCAACTTCTTCTTTGCATCACTGCAACATATGAGCAGAAAAAAGGAAAATGTAGATTTGGTTTGGTTCTTATCACTTTTGTCTTTTGTTAATTTTCATGCCTCTGAAGCACTTCTTgttaataaagcattgcatgaaAGCTGAAGTATTAACACATATTGTATTATTACTGTTATCATAGCTGTGTGACTTCTGTGAGTTGGTAAGGGTTTACTGACCTGAATGAGAACTTGCTGGAGTCGTGTTGCtgggctgtctggctggctgagtCTGGCAGGTCGTCTGTGGACATGTTCTGCAGAGCTTCGTCGTGTAAACCCTCCTCTCCACACAGCTCTGTGCACAACACATTCACACGCTCAAATTAATtcactgaatgtgtgtgtgtgtgtgtgtgtgtgtgtgtgtgtgtgtgtgtgtgtgtgtgtgtgtgtgtgtgagagagagagagagaaagaccctgACCTCCTGTGGTGTCATAGGCTGCAGCGGTGGCTCCTTCACTGGGGCTGGTCCTCTTGATGTTCCTGTACTTGTCCAGGATGTCTTCTGCTGCCTGGGCCTGGGAGTTCCTGGACAGAGTGTcgtctgacaaacacacacaggacacatttGGGTTAAACCTACCATGggaaacataccccaccccccgATTCAGCAATATCTGAGTGcaatgacaaatcaggacagacCTTGTGGGACGCGTTCATGGCCCACATCATCTTTCTCCTGCCTGTCCCTTTTCCGGAAGGCTATCGGAGCTGTGGAGAGAGCATAATGAGTGGGCTAGGCGAGGTGATGctctactctcactctctctggacCACAGTCTCATCATGACTCATGACAGCAGAACAAGAAGTGTTGTTGCACACATTGTGCATTTACCATTGACTAACAATGTAGATGAGAGATGCACACAGTAGCATAGCAGCATAGAAACTGAACAAAATGAAGATGTATCCCTATTTTCACTGCCCGATAATAGCAAAGGAATGCTAGAGAGGTAAATAAAAGCAAAATGGCTGAAATAATACGACTGCCAGACCGTAATGGACAAAACATGTCAGATACACCcagagtgtagaaaacattaggaacatttcCAATGAcaggctgaccaggtgaatgctatgatcccttattgatgtcacttgttaaagccacttcaaatcagtgtagatgaaggggaggagacaggttaaataaggatttttaagtctcgagacaattcagacatggattatctatgtgtgccattcagagggtgaatgggcaagacaaaatattgaagtgcctttgaacggggtatagtaGCATGTGCCAGGAactgtgtcaagaattgcaacgctgctgggtttttccatgcTCAACAGTTCTGtgcgtatcaagaatgatccaccacccaaaggacatccaggcaacttgacaactgtgggaagcattggattcgacatgggccagcatccctgtggaacgcttttgtagtccatgccctgacgaattgaggctgttctgagggcaaaacggggtgcaactcaatattaggaaagtgttcctaatgttttgtccactccgtGTACACATATTAAAAgataaatatatacagtgagtgtatATGTGCAAATAAGCAGGTGAGGCTATTAACACACGAGTGTCAACAGGACAAACAGGGGGTCTAGATCCAGATGACAGAATAATCTTACAGGTCGGTATTTACAGCCAGAGAACGTGGAGAGGTAAAGCAATGTATTAATGCGTTGCCATTCTGTGCACCCTAATGCTGCATTGCAAACATTACAGTACAGAAAAATGGGGGCATCCAAAAGAAATGCATGAATGAGGAGCCGGGACATCAACTCAGGCAGCACCATGTCACATCACAGCTCTCTCTATCACAAAGGGCCACGTCTACAAGCGTCATGGCTTACAGCACTCAGCCACTAGCACTGCCGTCAGGGCAGCTAGCTCGATGATGACAGCTAGTGTTGGAAGTGTTACCTGGGACTTCACTCTCAGCCGTCCAATACAGCACTGTGTGAGGAACACAACAGACAGGGTTGGCCTTTCACACACTCAAGTCAACCTGGCTGACACTGAGGGGTTAGGCTACACATCACCATGATATTtcacagcacagcagcagcaggaccacGCCAACAGAAAGGCCTTTTTGTGGACTCTGGTTCTCAACAGTTTGACAGAGGGGTTGATATTGAATGGATGGACAAGGACCTTTTTTTTCCTAAAGACTAAAATATTAATAGGCTATTCCATGTACACTAAACGGTGCTCTGCTGTTCTTTCTATCAAACTCAAACTTAACGGGTTTACACTTCTCTGTGCAGATCAGGCTTTATTAAGACAATGTTTAATGTTTACTAAAGGAACATCATTATCTAAAAGAGTAATAAGCAGTCATCTCTTGTAGGCACAGCTCATTATTTCCCTGACACTTCTATGAGAGATGGTTTTGGAGTTTAACCGCAACAAGAGATGTGTAATCAATCAGCGGTGATGACAGAGAGGTCTATGTAATGACCATTAGGCTGGGGATGACAGGACCGCTGGGAGGGGTACCACCGCACAATCTACACCCGCTCAAGCCCCTCACATGATTGATTCGTTTTTAGAAACTAAAAATGAAAATCTAGTGCAAGTCAGATGTAAGAAAGCACTTGTCCATTTGTCTGGTGTAACTTTCAACAACAAGAAACTGTATTTTTCAATGCAGAACATCGACGGTGGAGTGGAGCGATCGTGCATCATTCTTCTCACATTACAAATTGTTAAAGTACAGGTCTTTAAAAAAAGTGTACATTTTCTGCAATAGATGTGATTAAGAGAACATTGTGAAAGAGTGAAAATAATGAACGAAACAGTAACAATTTCAAGCAATTTTCAAAGAAATTGTCAAAATGTTTAACCCACTAAAAGAATTGGTTGCAACATCGAAAAGAGGGCGTACCAAACTGACACAGAGATGGAGGGGGAAAGAGCAGGTTTAGAAGTTATTCCTTACCTTTGGGAATGGCTGACTGAAAGCGTTTCTTCCACCATGGTCTGTTACGATCAGACTTTTCCTCATCACTGTCCTTTCTCTCCTCAACCTTTGGAAAATAAATATTCAAGTATGTTTTTGAATGCATACTGACGCTGtacacacacaggaaagaaagGCTTAATATACTGACAAAGTGACATTCTACTTCCTTATCTCACTTCACCTTTTATAAATGTAATCTTTAGTGAAATGACTAAGACTGTTGTAACAGAATGCAGTTGGTATAAAACTGGGCTTGGAGTGCAGAGCAGTATGCAGGACTGACGTGACAGTGATGAACAGCAGCTCTCACCTCTCCTTTTAGGGAATCCTTGCTGGGGGACGAGGACGGCCCCATGGAGAAGTGCCCGGCAGGGTCCCGCTCCTCAGCTGCCGCTCTGCGGTTGAGGCCCGGGTCGCTGGTAGGCCGGCGGCCTTGGCAGACAATGTCAGAGCTGCGGCTGCGTACCAGCCTGTCTGGGTAGGAGTGGCGCTGCTTGGTGTGCTCCAGCTCAGCTTGGACCAGGCAGTGGGGCGTGAACAGGGAGTAGCGGGGCTCCTGGCCCAGGGCACAGGCCTCTGGGATGGGAGGGTCAGGGGGAGGATGAAGGGGCCTGGCGTAGTGCACTTTGGGCCTCACGATGGTACCAGTAGAGAAacctttggagaaaaaaaaaaaaaaaacatggcttAGTTTGGTTATAGAGCTTAGTACATAGGGGTGTATCTGAACAACAACTACCTCCTCATTCCTCAGAAACACTTTCACAATTATCGAGTGTGTCCAGAAACAAAGGAACCACAGCATAACAATGAGGAAGTGGAGGAAAGTGAGGCTTGTTGGTGGGAGACAAGCCCTAGGTGTGGGTAGGCCACCTGTTCCAAGGGTAGATTCTCTCTCCTGAAAAGCTTCCAATGGCAGCCTGGTGCCATGAGCACAGTGGCACAAGGGACTGTGCCAAAGTGCCTGGGGTGAGGTCTCTCAACCCGTCATCCCCTCACCTTGCCACACAGCTCACCTCACTCAAATTAGCTAATTGAAATGACATTCCCACCCTGTAGACATTTTTATTGCACTAATGTTTTGTCCAGTAATTAGGGCAAGACTCTTTTGGTTCATTTTCTCAGAGATCAAGCTGTTCTGTGAGCCTACGCCACTAGAAACAACTTAATGATGCTAATTTCCTGGTCTGATTGGGGAAGCAGAAATTACCTTCCCCGGAGGATAGGGGATCGAACATGGCCAGTAAGGAGTCTGCCTGCGAGGCCGGAGAAGCCAAACTGTGGTGTGCTCCTGAAACAAGAGTTATTCATACGTTAAACAGAGAGCCACTTTCTGATAGAATTGTTCAtgccattaaaaaaaaacacatgggcTATTCTTTGTATTGTCATCATGGACCAATGCTTTGTATGAGCCATCTGGTCTAAACATTCATTTGAAAACAAAGCAGAACATTTCCAACAGGGTCAGCAGCATTCTAGTGTAGTGGAAAGGTTATGGCAGCTCATCTGACAGGGATTGATAGGTCTAGCTGCTGACAGTGTAGTGATGCCACGGCCAGGCCACACGGGAGGTGACACACTCTCCTACCATGAGACGACTCCTCCCCATCTGGACTGGTGACAGAGTCCTTCCCCCCAAAGTCCGAGCTGCACTCCGACCGCAGGTCCTCCGTCTTGCCTCTATCTTCTGATGTCGCtgcaggaaaaaaaagaaaaaaacatcttaaaatCTGTGCCATCCAGGAGTTGGTAACATTTTGTGGAAGACTTGGCTGACTAGCTCCTATTCTGAGTGACGGGGAATGTGTGACAGTTAGCAGTCAGAGCATACAAAGCGTATTGAGAGGATATGCTGAATGGTCCCTCTCAGCCAGGGGCCCACTGGGACCTCTAAATTTGGTAGCAGGAGCTCCCATGGGTGGGAAGGGAGATGCAGCAGTAAGATTGATAAATCAGACAGAGCCTATCCATCGGCACGGCCCTTGTGGGACAGGTTCCTACAGGAGCTCAGCCGTGGGCACAGGCATAGTCATCTTAATCTGAGATGCTACGTCAAGCATGTTGACACACCCTGATCACCTGAGCTACCAGTACAGAGTGCCAGTGTTAACCTCTGTGTCCTAGCCAAACTCTCACAAAGACCTGGTTGTACTGGCTTATCTAGCACTATCTGACTGATCTCCAGCTAACGCAGACAAAACCCAATATGGctctgaaatacattcattataaTTCTTTGAAATAAAACAAGTCTAACCAGTCAATCTGTACGTTAGTATAGAAACTGATGTGTTGGGTATACTGTAAAGCTTCTATGAGTGAAAGAGGTGCAGGGTACCTGAGATGACGCTGAGCCCTGGGGTGCTGGGCCGGGAGCTGACCTCTCTGACCTCTGTGTCAtcggaggtgctgcccagccctGAGCAGCTCTCCAACTCCTGTAGACGCTCTTCCTGCTTCAGGTCTGGGGCTTCTGGAGGGGgaggagcaacacacacacacacacacacacacacacacacacacacacagagagcacagTTACATCCAGTTATAGTCAACAATGTAAGTTGTTCATAGGCACATAGTGTATGTAAGAATGCAAGTGTAGGCATATACCTTACTGTATGTTTAGTCTCCCTTTTCTGGCAGGTTAAAGTAATAGCTAAGAAAACTAATATGCACGAAAGCAAACAAACCATCTACAATTGACAAAGGGAAAAGCGTAAACTCGAGTCCAGGCCGTTTTGTGGCTGCCCAATGGAGCTGTTCAGCTTAACCCAGAGGCCCCAAAGTAACCGCAGTACTCATTTGCATGCTCGTTAGTAATAATGTGCTAGTGAAGTGCTCTTCGGAGTGTAGTTTTCTGCTGCCTAGCCATGAAACAAACGCTCAACTCCAGGCGCGCATCAGATAGGGCTATTACAGAGCAGAACAGGGGCAGCAAACGGAAACAAAAAGCAATCAAGACACTCATGCATGTCAATTTAACACTGCACATATTGCAATGGTGCACTTCAATTAACAGAGAGAGTCCGGGCTTTCCCAAGAAACACTTGTACTGCTGTTACTAAAGTAATCTATTGATATTCATGAAACGCTGACTTTCAAGGGGGTTTAACCACGTAATCTAACATACGATTTTAGGACATTGTGTTAACCAAAGAATAGACATATTTTAAGATTGATTTGACTCCTACTGTTCATAATGTTTGGTTTGTAATTGCTGCAATGGGACCATATTCACACTGTGCTGGAACTGCTCAGCACAACATGTCCATACATAAACCCCCCACCCACTGTCAGAAGATTGTGTTGCAATGCCTACAGATTTGTGAGAGGATGTTGCCAGCAAAAAGGTTGACACCATGTCAATAGACTGCAAACAGCTGCTGTCCTTGAACATTTCCTCATGGCTGTTCCTCCACTACAGGTGCAAACACACCTGGAGGTTCCTTTGGGGAAACCCAGAGCTGTATTTTACTGGCAAAGGCAGATCTACCCTGATAGACAGGGTAGTGTACACAAACATGACAGATTGCACCCACTTCCTTGATATGgaagtggggggggggcacacctgGTGTGTCCCCCCACACACGGAGTCATACCGTAAACACACCTACTGGAGTGATTCCTGCCGATGCAATGCACGGAGGAAGCCAAGAAAAATACTTCTACGTAGAAACTCATGGAAAATGTTTGTAGAGTTACGAAACAGATAAGAGGAGACTCCATTCAGCCCCTAGAACCCCTTCTCAACATTAAACCCACCTGAGTCGCTGGGCAGGACCTCCACACTCCAGGCCTCGCTGGTGGTCTCTGAGATGGTGGATCCATAAGGGTCTagcagcactgagctggagcCTGGTAGGCACAGCAGGCTGCCCAGCATGTTCTCTACAGTCGCCCcttagcacagacagacagaaagagagagcctgAGGTCACAGGCATTTCACGCTGGGCCCACAGGCACACACTACTGTGCCAAAGTTCAAAGGTTAATGGTAATATCTCACCCCACCCCTGCCTCCTGAGCCATGACTTTGAGATGTTGATTAAGCCAGGCATTACTCACAACCAAATTACCCCACACCCACCCTCCCACGACGTCCTCCACACGACGTCCCTCCATTTCATTTGGGATGCGGCAGGTTAACAAGGCGGAAGAATGCGGAGGAGGGAAAAGATCTAGCAGGTGTGAGTGGGAGTATGGTGGCCGGGGAGCGGATCAGGAGTCGACCCGTGGTACCTGCACCCACAGGTACGccatgtttccacttcacagcacacacaccatgggCGCACGTGCGTGCCAGCGCCCAGGCAACAGTCTGCGGGGCTGGGCGGGGCAGGGCCCTTTCTAGCGGCAGGAGAGCTCTACCCTGCTGTCCATGTTTACAGTCTTCAAGGTAGGGGCGCAGAGCACTTGTCTTTCAGGTGGATGATTAAATGAGTGGCACAACAAGAAGTGAAACAATTAGAATTTCTGCCTCATTATCATGGTAATCTTATCAGTGGGATAATGAGGTATTAATGGATATTTAATGTGCATCTCATAACCCAATCCCTTGGAGAAAACACATAAGGAAATCGCTGTAAATTCACTTAATGATGGAAAAGTCCCCCAACGCCATATTCCAAGCAATGAAAAATGGTGGATGCAAATGAGAAGGAACCAAGGTCAATAAGACTGCAGGGACTGAGTGAAtgtcagagcgagagagaaaccaGTGAGGGAAGAAAGGAGAGCAGAGGAAGAAAGGTTTGCGTGGAATAAAATGAACATTCTGATAATTATGTCTTAGAGAACATTGAAGGTTGTCCTTACTTATTTAACAATTGGAAAAAATAGATGGAATGCTCCAGAATATCGCCCCGTAgcgctcacatctgtagccatgaaatgctttgaaagtctggtcatggctcacatcaacaccatcatcccagacaccatggacccactccaattcgcataccgccccaacagatccacagaacgACGcaatctattgcactccacactgccctttcccacttggacaaaaatAACTACATGACAATGCTGTTcagtgactacagctcagcaatcaacaccatagtgacctccaagctcatcacataagctaaggatcctgggactgaacCCATCCTGCAACACATTCC comes from Salmo salar chromosome ssa20, Ssal_v3.1, whole genome shotgun sequence and encodes:
- the LOC106579890 gene encoding GTPase-activating protein and VPS9 domain-containing protein 1 isoform X4; this encodes MVKPDIHTLAHHLKQERLYVASEKQLIQRLNGDVLKTAERLYRAAWITKQQRINLDRLILTSAEASPAECCQHAKVLEDTQFLDGYKTLGFQESIYGEFLGRVRENPRLLASCLVAGERLNQEHTQGVIYTVFTSLYGNCIMQEDERYLLQVLRYLVEFELKESDNPRRLLRRGTCAFSILFKLFSEGLYSAKLFLTATLHEPIMQLLVEDEDHLETDPSKVTERFTPAQQERLFGEKGSEGYRQKVAAAVEANEAKLVTLVNKFIGYLKQNTYCFPHNLRWIVSQMYKTLSCVERLEVGEVRTMCTDLLLTCFICPAIVNPEQYGIISDAPINEVARFNLMQVGQLLQQLAMADDDGDPRRKNSLAKFDKSCVAAFLDVVIGGRAVETPPMSSMNLLEGLSRTVAYMTHSQLLCLVDFVRSVMAGDHLREEEHMLLETMLANVPQSRTVKSNSLELTPSNTPQLSPATTPANKKNRNIAASRSRSRSELAQQGEAEASSLESLQEVMPEEVLVISLGSSPQTIPGMMSENEVLTMQLTDGSQGDTPADDTKHHGKPDKTLRFSLCSDNLEGISEGPSNRSNSVSSLDLEGESVSELGAGPSGSNGVEALQLLEHEHATTQDNLDDKLRKFEIRDMMGLTDDRDISETVSETWSTDVLGSDFDPNMDEDRLQEIAEAPDLKQEERLQELESCSGLGSTSDDTEVREVSSRPSTPGLSVISATSEDRGKTEDLRSECSSDFGGKDSVTSPDGEESSHGAHHSLASPASQADSLLAMFDPLSSGEGFSTGTIVRPKVHYARPLHPPPDPPIPEACALGQEPRYSLFTPHCLVQAELEHTKQRHSYPDRLVRSRSSDIVCQGRRPTSDPGLNRRAAAEERDPAGHFSMGPSSSPSKDSLKGEVEERKDSDEEKSDRNRPWWKKRFQSAIPKVLYWTAESEVPAPIAFRKRDRQEKDDVGHERVPQDDTLSRNSQAQAAEDILDKYRNIKRTSPSEGATAAAYDTTGELCGEEGLHDEALQNMSTDDLPDSASQTAQQHDSSKFSFSDAKKKLRLALCSADSVAFPLMAPATTRNGLPDHTDSEDNEIVCFLKVQLAEAINLQDKNQMAQIQETTRCVSRFDARTCRKLLAAIAEDYRKRAPYIAYLTRCRQGLQTSQAHLERLLQRVLRDKEVANRYFTTVCVRLLLEHMEAKSLDFIKAFQGCTASDDKTAAVEDFLRYLYGAMAHDAIWQYASEDQLQDAQMAIERSVMNRIFKLAFYPNQDGDILRDQLLQEHIARLSKVVTANHKALQIPEVYAREAPWPSAQSEIRTISAYKTPRDKVQCILRMCSTIMNLLSLANEDSVPGADDFVPVLVFVLIKANPPCLLSTIQYINNFYASRLSGEECYWWMQFTAAVEFIKTIDDRK